A single region of the Anticarsia gemmatalis isolate Benzon Research Colony breed Stoneville strain chromosome 11, ilAntGemm2 primary, whole genome shotgun sequence genome encodes:
- the mask gene encoding multiple ankyrin repeats single KH domain isoform X8 gives MQNVGQSENRNIDKVNVQLDVVKSSTPQSSASSPAKSETETYSGAPAKYMTDSSESEDDSVSEILLACLCLSRPDLLAEMDEEGGTAEPSKFLLTHEDGERAVDPEMQARLEALLEAAGIGKLSGEGKHLADPEVLRRLTSSVSCALDEAAAALTRMRSDQPPPHHRHHHQDKNQQCGSSATGTTPTAAAPVGADGAPSLAEACSDGDVGTVRKLLTEGRSVHETTEEGESLLSLACSAGYYELAQVLLAMHASVEDRGIKDVQGDCTPLMEAASAGHVDIVRLLIAHGADVNAVSGSGNTPLMYACAGGHEECVRALLENGANVEDHNENGHTPLMEAASAGHVGVAKILLEHGAGINTHSNEFKESALTLACYKGHLDMVRFLLAAGADREHKTDEMHTALMEASMDGHVEVARLLLDSGAQVNMPTDSFESPLTLAACGGHVELAMLLLERGANIEEVNDEGYTPLMEAAREGHEEMVALLLGQGASINAQTEETQETALTLACCGGFLEVADFLIKAGADAELGASTPLMEASQEGHLELVRYLLNAGADVNAQTQTGDTALTYACENGHTDVADLLLRAGAELEHESEGGRTPLMKACRAGHVCTVQFLSGKGADVNRMTALGDHTPLSLACAGGHVDVVKFLLACDADPFRKLKDNSTMLIEAAKGGHTAVVQLLLDFPHSVMLPRTNATTEDNSGLSAAQAAALGLSHAAAPGTAGAGGAAGPGAARALLPAHPHPHPALHHPPHHHPAADLPTKFSKVYLDERGVAGRKKAGAGPGAALGAAGAGCAAPDAKHKCTRKQRVAPPHSDHHLPPPPDILDDNICHHAMAKVSLPPGFTWKDVNKKVKIKCHIKNKCNRDPRADCLPEADRSLLDLPDPSGPPTLATSALHALDLQFCAQGVTTVHQSPATPPYPPPSQLFPVQPPSNINQHQLQELQQAQFQQLAAQQQQQVQQQQQVQQQQQQVQQQQQQHKKQQQQQQQLQQQQLQQQQQQQQYVQELQQRPETYVAQGGVGAAAGGDEAALGAGVEARELGAVLAYLQREVPSLVALPPNELRSLVLQVMQQKSHEILSSKCAEETEAEGEGEGHERQARRLLEEALTADWPRPDQQFPHHHDLHHHHHHHHDLGQAGNGCAYRVRPSSPTGALEGALTLPRPDDEPAAPAPAPHPQQPDLQPHFALPPPTLPYEDYRTATFGAGHAGAAPAAGGPAPHAPQPQTHSKRDQQHHHTNAAKKKGRFSGPGRGCRSGEAYGTATPPQPAPAAYSAMDVDGETDSNHDTALTLACAGGHEDLVELLLSRGADIEHRDKKGFTPLILAATAGHEKIVEILLNHGADIEAQSERTKDTPLSLACSGGRYEVVELILSRGANKEHRNVSDYTPLSLAASGGYVNIIRLLLTHQAEINSRTGSKLGISPLMLAAMNGHTAAVRLLLDCGSDINAQIETNRNTALTLACFQGRHEVVSLLLDRKANVEHRAKTGLTPLMEAASGGYVEVGRVLLDKGADVNAPPVPSSRDTALTIAADKGHTKFVELLLQRRAAVEVKNKKGNSPLWLAANGGHLAVVEMLYAAGADIDSQDNRKVSCLMAAFRKGHTKVVKWMVGVVTQFPSDQEMTRYICTISDKELLEKCQECVRVIRAAKETQAARANQNATILLEELDAERSREESRRQAAARRRERKKKKKLEKKEERRKLQAENDKNSMYCEKALGECSEGGEPDDEPVAKEEGDSGIDANSQGSCSSSDVKAPPVQSTKTKKKKKEEKAAPPTPAPAAKKQPDKSKPTKIETKPEKESTPKPDKKQEKENVAPSSPPATPAKPPAPQPDRRPADKKDKWETEGKSTSPKGGCVGGRREEGWKEVVRKSSVQALSTVEPGCKKVSVASHAISRVIGRAGSNINAIRSATGAHIEVDKQSKGQGERIITIKGSAEATKQAGMLIAAMIRDPEADIVQLLPRAAAKPPPQPLPLQPKTPKQPPPKAGASSSSSSSASSRTTPTARAPAKQHVTAARPAPPRLQTHTSTAEKRVPTSSTITVATTSASGSKTTGALTYTGVIVGARPHTFAAKLGASSAPAPAPAPADTKPRTMQPTPAGGASPGAGAASGAGSASPLKGAREPSPPPTPAAPPQQQPKPDEADSKPHRAPERTMQLSPDNSSSWSANEEPAPNTSAALHINTTPQSSASSGGAQEYSLFKDLSAGAGSAPVWGAAGDAHHNVDPPPPQLSVQVDASKAPGYRGGCSPCSRTSSHGSTPPPAYAPPHHAPHAAAPHHQPHASHAPLPPHAQHAQHGQHAQHGQHAQHAQHAQHAQQSYHQPMPIGNNVNAMDMSGLSRNGPIYQDNSRNGHNMMQQVSISSGVNMSGATMGLGYVGVETVSRLNPRAPDFAQRHPLMQQKHNAQLFAGASNAGNLSALLMSYQQQPMNQSPKPMQHTPQGHHAYQSLLERGVGVGVGSGVGVGAVGSNSGGGWGEEEERKPRPIGTERAWKLTGGDDWSHAHMPHLQHLTDHDRYQGVSGMGGVGGHVNVGHGLEGGGYGAVGGVGGVGGVGAAGGATAAALSLMHALPLHYLPPVAAAAPAPDHHQHWDQPQHHAADKQAWSKWTH, from the exons ATGCAGAATGTTGGACAGTCTGAAAACCGAAATATCGATAAGGTGAATGTGCAACTTGATGTGGTAAAATCGTCCACTCCTCAAAGTTCGGCTTCGAGTCCGGCCAAATCTGAAACCGAAACGTACTCAGGAGCGCCTGCCAAATACATGACGGACTCTTCGGAAAGCGAGGATGACTCTGTGTCCGAG ATCTTGCTGGCTTGTTTGTGCCTTAGCAGGCCAGACCTGTTG GCCGAGATGGACGAAGAAGGCGGCACTGCAGAGCCATCCAAGTTCCTCCTGACCCACGAGGATGGTGAGCGAGCCGTCGACCCTGAGATGCAGGCACGACTTGAAGCACTGCTTGAAGCTGCAG GCATCGGCAAACTATCCGGCGAGGGCAAGCATCTCGCCGACCCAGAGGTGCTCCGGCGGCTGACGTCGTCGGTGTCGTGCGCGCTGGACGAGGCGGCCGCCGCGCTCACGCGCATGCGCAGCGACCAGCCACCGCCGCACCACCGACACCACCACCAGGACAAAAA CCAACAATGCGGGTCGAGCGCGACGGGCACGACGCCGACGGCGGCGGCGCCGGTGGGCGCGGACGGCGCGCCGTCGCTGGCCGAGGCGTGCTCGGACGGCGACGTGGGCACGGTGCGCAAGCTGCTGACGGAGGGCCGCTCCGTGCACGAGACCACGGAGGAGGGCGAGTCGCTGCTGTCGCTCGCCTGCTCCGCCGGCTACTACGAGCTGGCGCAGGTGCTGCTCGCCATGCACGCCAGCGTCGAGGACAGAGGCATCAAG GATGTGCAGGGCGACTGCACGCCGCTGATGGAGGCGGCGAGCGCGGGCCACGTGGACATCGTGCGGCTGCTGATCGCGCACGGCGCGGACGTGAACGCCGTGTCGGGCTCCGGCAACACGCCGCTCATGTACGCGTGCGCCGGCGGCCACGAGGAGTGCGTGCGCGCGCTGCTCGAGAACGGCGCCAACGTCGAGGACCACAACGAGAACGGACACACGCCGCTCATGGAG GCGGCATCAGCGGGGCACGTGGGAGTAGCCAAGATCCTCCTGGAGCACGGCGCGGGCATCAATACGCACTCGAACGAATTCAAGGAGTCCGCGCTAACGCTCGCGTGCTACAAAGGCCACCTGGACATGGTGCGGTTCCTGCTGGCTGCGGGCGCCGACCGAGAGCACAAGACCGATGAAATGCACACTGCCCTTATGGAAGCCAGCATGGACGGACACGTGGAAGTTGCGAGACTACTGCTAGACTCCGGTGCACAG GTGAACATGCCAACGGACAGTTTCGAGTCCCCGCTGACGCTGGCGGCGTGCGGCGGTCACGTGGAGTTGGCGATGTTGCTGCTAGAGCGCGGCGCCAACATCGAGGAGGTCAACGACGAGGGCTACACGCCGCTCATGGAGGCCGCCAGAGAAG GTCACGAGGAGATGGTGGCGCTGCTGCTCGGGCAGGGCGCGTCCATCAACGCTCAGACGGAGGAGACGCAGGAGACGGCGCTGACGCTGGCGTGCTGCGGCGGCTTCCTCGAGGTGGCCGACTTCCTCATCAAGGCCGGCGCCGACGCCGAGCTCGGCGCCTCCACGCCGCTCATGGAGGCCTCGCAGGAGGGACACCTGGAGCTCGTCCG ATACTTGCTGAACGCGGGCGCCGACGTGAACGCGCAGACGCAGACGGGCGACACGGCGCTGACGTACGCGTGCGAGAACGGCCACACCGACGTGGCCGACCTGCTGCTGCGCGCCGGCGCCGAGCTGGAGCACGAGAGCGAGGGCGGCCGCACGCCGCTCATGAAGGCCTGCCGCGCCGGACACGTCTGCACCGTGCAGTTCCTCAGCGGCAAG GGCGCGGACGTGAACCGTATGACCGCATTGGGCGACCACACCCCGCTCTCCTTGGCGTGTGCCGGGGGTCACGTGGATGTGGTCAAGTTTCTCCTCGCGTGCGACGCGGACCCGTTTCGGAAGCTCAAGGACAACTCCACCATGCTCATCGAAGCGGCCAAAGGTGGCCACACCGCGGTCGTGCAACTCCTGCTCGACTTCCCCCACTCGGTTATGCTGCCTAGAA ctaACGCGACCACCGAGGACAACTCGGGCTTAAGCGCGGCGCAAGCCGCAGCGCTGGGCCTGAGCCACGCCGCGGCGCCGGGcacggcgggcgcgggcggcgcggcgggcccGGGAGCGGCCCGGGCGCTGCTGCCGGCGCACCCGCACCCTCACCCCGCGCTGCACCATCCCCCGCACCACCACCCCGCCGCCGACCTGCCCACCAAGTTCTCCAAGGTCTACTTGGACG AGCGCGGCGTGGCGGGCCGCAAGAAGGCGGGCGCGGGCCCGGGCGCGGCGctgggcgcggcgggcgcgggctgCGCGGCGCCGGACGCCAAGCACAAGTGCACGCGCAAGCAGCGCGTGGCGCCCCCGCACTCCGACCACCAcctgccgccgccgcccgacATACTGGACGACAAC ATATGCCACCACGCCATGGCTAAGGTATCACTCCCGCCGGGGTTTACGTGGAAGGACGTTAACaagaaagttaaaattaaatgccacattaaaaataaatgcaac AGGGACCCGCGCGCCGACTGCCTGCCCGAAGCCGACCGCAGCCTGCTCGACTTGCCCGACCCCTCAG GTCCGCCGACGCTCGCCACGTCGGCGCTGCACGCCTTGGACCTACAGTTCTGCGCTCAAG GTGTGACGACCGTCCACCAGTCCCCCGCGACGCCACCGTACCCGCCCCCTTCGCAGTTGTTCCCAGTGCAGCCACCCTCTAATATTAACCAG CATCAACTGCAAGAATTGCAGCAAGCACAATTCCAGCAGCTAGCAGCGCAGCAACAACAACAAGTACAGCAACAGCAACAAGTGcaacaacaacagcagcagGTGCAACAACAGCAGCAACAGCATAAGAAACAACAACAGCAGCAGCAGCAACTGCAACAGCAGCAGCTgcagcagcaacaacaacaacagcaatATGTTCAGGAGTTGCAGCAGAGGCCTGAAACCTATGTCGCGCAG GGCGGCGTgggggcggcggcgggcggcgacGAGGCGGCGCTGGGCGCGGGCGTGGAGGCGCGCGAGCTGGGCGCCGTGCTGGCCTACCTGCAGCGGGAGGTGCCCTCGCTCGTGGCGCTGCCGCCCAACGAACTGCGCTCGCTCGTGCTGCAG GTGATGCAGCAGAAGTCTCACGAGATCCTTTCGTCCAAGTGTGCGGAGGAGACGGAGGCGGAGGGCGAGGGCGAGGGCCACGAGCGCCAGGCGCGCCGCCTGCTCGAGGAGGCGCTCACCGCCGACTGGCCTCGCCCCGACCAGCAGTTCCCCCACCACCATGATTTgcatcaccatcatcatcaccaCCACGACTTGGGG CAGGCGGGTAACGGTTGCGCGTACCGCGTGCGGCCGTCGTCACCCACCGGGGCGCTGGAGGGCGCGCTGACGCTGCCGCGGCCCGACGACgagcccgccgcgcccgcgcccgccccgcACCCGCAGCAACCTGATCTCCAACCTCACTTCGCACTGCCACCACCTACCCTACCTTACGAAGACTACAG AACGGCGACGTTCGGCGCGGGTCACGCGGGCGCGGCACCGGCGGCGGGCGGCCCGGCGCCTCACGCACCGCAACCCCAAACGCACTCCAAACGCGACCAGCAACACCACCACACCAATGCCGCCAAGAAAAAG GGTCGATTCTCGGGGCCGGGGCGCGGCTGTCGGTCGGGCGAGGCGTACGGCACGGCCACGCCGCCGCAGCCGGCGCCGGCGGCCTACAGCGCCATGGACGTGGACGGCGAGACGGACTCCAACCACGACACCGCGCTCACGCTCGCCTGCGCCGGCGGACACGAGGACCTCGTCGAGCTGCTGCTGTCGCGCGGCGCCGACATCGAACACCGCGACAAGAAG GGTTTCACTCCGTTAATCCTTGCGGCGACGGCGGGGCACGAGAAGATCGTGGAGATCCTGCTGAACCACGGCGCGGACATCGAGGCGCAGTCGGAGCGCACCAAGGACACGCCGCTGTCGCTGGCGTGCTCGGGCGGCCGCTACGAGGTGGTGGAGCTCATCCTCAGCCGCGGCGCCAACAAGGAGCACCGCAACGTGTCCGACTACACGCCGCTGTCGCTCGCCGCGTCGGGCGGCTACGTCAACATCATCCGCCTGCTGCTCACGCACCAG GCCGAGATCAACTCCCGCACCGGTTCAAAGCTGGGCATCTCTCCCCTCATGTTAGCAGCTATGAACGGTCACACGGCAGCCGTCAGACTACTCCTCGACTGCGGCTCCGACATCAACGCGCAAATCGAAACCAACCGCAACACCGCCTTAACCCTCGCCTGCTTCCAAGGCAGACACGAAGTCGTCAGTTTGCTGCTGGACCGCAAGGCCAACGTGGAGCACCGCGCCAAGACGGGGCTGACGCCGCTCATGGAGGCGGCCAGCGGCGGCTACGTGGAGGTGGGCCGCGTGCTGCTGGACAAGGGCGCCGACGTCAACGCGCCGCCCGTGCCCTCCTCGCGGGACACCGCGCTCACCATCGCCGCCGACAAGGGACACACCAAGTTCGTCGAACTGCTATTGCAAAG ACGAGCCGCGGTGGAAGTAAAGAATAAGAAAGGCAACTCTCCCCTGTGGCTGGCGGCCAACGGCGGCCACCTCGCGGTGGTCGAGATGTTGTACGCTGCCGGCGCCGACATTGACTCACAGGACAATAGAAAA GTATCGTGTCTGATGGCCGCCTTCCGTAAAGGCCACACTAAAGTGGTCAAATGGATGGTCGGAGTAGTCACGCAGTTTCCGTCGGACCAGGAGATGACAAG GTACATCTGCACGATATCGGACAAGGAGTTGCTGGAGAAGTGCCAGGAGTGCGTGCGCGTGATCCGCGCGGCCAAGGAGACGCAGGCGGCGCGCGCCAACCAGAACGCCACCATCCTGCTGGAGGAGCTGGACGCCGAGCGCAGCCGCGAGGAGAGCCGCCGCCaggccgccgcgcgccgccgcgagcggaagaagaagaagaagctcGAGAAGAAG GAGGAGAGACGTAAACTGCAGGCTGAGAACGACAAGAACTCGATGTACTGCGAGAAAGCGCTGGGCGAATGCTCCGAGGGCGGTGAGCCTGACGACGAGCCCGTCGCTAAAGAAGAGGGCGACTCAGGGATCGATGCTAACTCGCAG GGTTCCTGTTCATCGTCCGACGTGAAAGCACCTCCAGTTCAGAGTACCAAGactaagaaaaagaaaaaagaggAAAAAGCAGCACCACCTACCCCCGCACCCGCGGCTAAGAAACAACCAGATaag AGCAAACCTACCAAAATTGAGACAAAACCTGAAAAAGAGAGTACTCCTAAGCCAGACAAGAAGCAGGAGAAAGAGAACGTAGCACCGAGCTCGCCTCCCGCCACGCCCGCCAAGCCACCTGCGCCGCAGCCCGACCGTCGGCCTGCCGACAAGAAAGACAA ATGGGAGACGGAAGGCAAGAGCACGTCTCCTAAGGGAGGTTGCGTGGGTGGAAGACGCGAGGAAGGCTGGAAGGAGGTTGTGCGCAAGTCTAGCGTGCAGGCGCTCTCTACCGTCGAACCTGG ATGCAAGAAAGTGTCAGTGGCGTCGCACGCGATCTCCCGCGTGATCGGTCGCGCGGGCAGCAACATCAACGCCATCCGCTCCGCCACCGGCGCACATATCGAGGTCGACAAGCAGAGCAAGGGACAGGGCGAGCGCATCATCACCATCAA GGGTTCAGCGGAGGCGACGAAGCAGGCGGGCATGTTGATCGCGGCCATGATCCGCGACCCCGAGGCCGACATCGTGCAGCTGctgccgcgcgccgccgccaaGCCGCCGCCGCAGCCGCTGCCGCTGCAGCCCAAGACGCCTAAACAACCACCTCCTAAG GCGGGTGCAAGCAGCAGTAGCAGCAGTTCAGCGAGCAGCCGCACCACGCCCACAGCGCGGGCACCGGCCAAGCAGCACGTCACCGCCGCCAGGCCCGCCCCGCCGCGCCTACAGACACACA cctCCACTGCGGAGAAGCGAGTGCCGACGTCGAGCACGATCACCGTGGCGACTACCTCAGCGAGCGGGTCCAAGACGACCGGGGCTCTCACGTACACGGGCGTCATCGTGGGAGCGCGGCCGCACACGTTCGCGGCCAAGCTCGGCGCCTCCTCCGCGCCCGCACCTGCCCCGGCGCCCGCCGACACCAAGCCGCGCACAATGCAGCCG ACGCCTGCGGGCGGCGCCAGCCCcggggcgggcgcggcgagCGGCGCGGGCTCGGCGTCCCCACTGAAGGGAGCGCGCGAGCCGTCCCCGCCGCCCACGCCCGCCGCGCCTCCGCAGCAGCAGCCCAAGCCCGACGAGGCCGACTCTAAACCACACCGCGCCCCTGAACGCACTATGCAG CTGAGCCCAGATAACTCCAGTTCCTGGAGCGCTAATGAGGAACCTGCGCCCAATACATCTGCAGCTCTACACATTAATACTACGCCGCAG TCGAGTGCTAGTAGCGGCGGAGCGCAGGAGTACTCGTTGTTCAAGGACCTGTCGGCCGGCGCCGGCTCGGCACCCGTGTGGGGCGCCGCCGGAGACGCGCACCACAACGTCGACCCGCCGCCGCCTCAG TTGTCGGTGCAGGTGGACGCCAGCAAGGCGCCGGGCTACCGCGGCGGCTGCTCGCCGTGCTCGCGCACGTCGTCGCACGGCTCCACGCCGCCGCCCGCCTACGCGCCGCCGCACCACGCGccgcacgccgccgcgccgcaccaCCAGCCGCACGCCAGCCACGCGCCGCTGCCGCCACATGCCCAGCACGCGCAACACGGTCAGCATGCGCAGCATGGACAGCACGCCCAGCATGCGCAGCACGCGCAACACGCGCAGCAGTCCTACCACCAACCCATGCCCATCG GCAACAACGTAAACGCGATGGACATGAGCGGGCTGTCACGAAATGGACCTATCTACCAAGATAACTCCCGGAATGGACACAACATGATg CAGCAGGTATCGATCTCTAGCGGCGTCAATATGAGCGGCGCGACGATGGGCCTAGGCTACGTGGGCGTGGAGACCGTGTCGCGACTCAACCCGCGCGCACCAGACTTCGCGCAGAGACATCCACTCAtgcaacaaaaacataatgcaCAG TTGTTCGCTGGCGCAAGCAACGCGGGTAACCTGAGCGCGCTCCTGATGTCATACCAACAGCAACCGATGAACCAATCTCCCAAACCTATGCAGCATACGCCGCAGGGACACCACGCCTATCAG TCTCTTTTGGAGCGTGGTGTGGGAGTGGGCGTGGGCTCCGGTGTAGGCGTGGGTGCCGTCGGCAGCAACAGTGGCGGCGGCTGGGGCGAGGAGGAAGAACGCAAGCCTCGACCCATCGGCACCGAGCGCGCCTGGAAGCTCACCGGCGGCGACGACTGGAGCCACGCGCACATGCCCCACCTGCAGCACCTCACCGACCATGACAGATACCAG GGAGTGAGCGGAATGGGCGGAGTCGGCGGGCACGTGAACGTCGGGCACGGCCTGGAGGGCGGAGGCTACGGCGCGGTGGGCGGCGTGGGTGGCGTGGGAGGCgtgggcgcggcgggcggcgccacGGCGGCCGCGCTGTCGCTCATGCACGCGCTGCCGCTGCACTACCTGCCGCCCGTGGCCgcggccgcgcccgcgcccgacCACCACCAGCACTGGGACCAGCCGCAGCACCACGCCGCCGACAAGCAG GCATGGAGCAAGTGGACTCACTAG